In bacterium, a single window of DNA contains:
- a CDS encoding PilT/PilU family type 4a pilus ATPase, with the protein MNDFTQLLKCMKEKDASDLHIKFGRKPIFRIKGELEEVEEWENIFNDEELNKICSIIIPSEQIEIFKKQKEMDIAFEQEEVGRYRVNAFWQRGHIGLVLRRIKDVIPTIEELNLPPVLNKIASFSDGLVLVTGPTGCGKSTTLASMIENINKNKVVHIVTIEDPIEYIYKDKKSIIDQREVGIDTIAFDSALKRVLREDPDIILIGELRDVDTFQAAINACETGHLVFATLHTIDTITTITRILDFFPSSQHEQVRKIVAYHLRATICQKLLTKKDNSGLVPVCEIMIVNSVISKLIQDNKLNKIYAAMASDKEVGMQTFNQHLVQLIQNDIISKEEGFAASPSPHALEMNLRGIYLDEDSKIIGE; encoded by the coding sequence ATGAATGATTTTACTCAATTACTGAAATGCATGAAGGAAAAAGATGCTTCTGACCTTCATATAAAATTTGGAAGGAAACCAATTTTTAGAATAAAAGGAGAATTAGAAGAAGTAGAAGAATGGGAGAATATTTTTAATGATGAAGAATTAAATAAAATTTGTTCAATAATTATTCCATCTGAACAAATTGAGATATTTAAGAAACAAAAAGAAATGGACATTGCCTTTGAACAGGAAGAAGTTGGCAGGTATAGGGTAAATGCTTTCTGGCAAAGAGGACATATTGGTCTTGTTTTAAGAAGAATAAAAGATGTTATCCCCACCATTGAAGAATTGAATTTACCACCTGTTTTAAATAAAATTGCTTCATTTTCCGATGGACTTGTTCTTGTTACAGGTCCTACTGGATGCGGAAAGTCAACAACTCTTGCTTCTATGATTGAGAATATTAACAAAAATAAAGTTGTTCATATTGTAACAATTGAAGACCCAATTGAATATATTTATAAAGATAAAAAGTCAATTATTGACCAGAGAGAGGTTGGAATTGATACAATTGCTTTTGATTCTGCTTTGAAACGTGTTTTAAGAGAAGACCCAGATATTATCTTAATCGGAGAATTAAGAGATGTAGATACATTTCAGGCAGCAATAAATGCCTGTGAGACAGGGCATCTTGTTTTTGCTACTTTGCATACAATAGATACAATTACAACAATTACAAGAATTCTTGATTTTTTCCCATCTTCTCAACATGAACAAGTAAGAAAAATTGTTGCCTATCATTTACGGGCAACAATATGTCAAAAACTTTTAACCAAAAAAGATAATTCTGGACTTGTTCCTGTCTGTGAAATTATGATTGTAAATTCTGTAATTTCTAAACTTATACAGGACAACAAATTAAACAAAATATATGCTGCTATGGCATCAGATAAAGAAGTAGGGATGCAAACATTTAATCAACATCTTGTCCAATTAATTCAAAATGATATAATTAGTAAAGAAGAAGGTTTTGCTGCATCTCCATCACCACATGCACTTGAAATGAATTTAAGAGGAATTTACTTAGATGAGGACTCAAAAATTATTGGAGAATAG
- the rplF gene encoding 50S ribosomal protein L6 has product MARLGKRPVEIPEGVKGKVENNRIIIEGPKGKLEKEVLSYLKVEIIDNNKIFVKNIIPEENRKLYKKGGEFQGLMRSLIKNMVVGVKDGYEKVLEIHGVGYKGEVKEKKLVLTLGFSHPIEIDIPFDVSVEVARNTVIFVRGIDKQRVSSFAAIVKKIAPPEPYKGKGIRYRGEYVRHKAGKAAVGTGQ; this is encoded by the coding sequence ATGGCAAGATTAGGTAAAAGACCTGTTGAAATACCAGAGGGAGTAAAAGGAAAGGTAGAAAATAATAGAATTATAATTGAAGGTCCAAAAGGGAAATTAGAAAAGGAAGTATTGTCCTATCTAAAAGTTGAAATTATTGATAACAATAAAATATTTGTAAAAAATATAATTCCAGAAGAGAATAGGAAGTTATATAAAAAGGGTGGGGAGTTTCAGGGATTAATGAGAAGTTTAATTAAAAATATGGTTGTTGGAGTCAAAGATGGATATGAGAAAGTTCTTGAAATTCATGGAGTTGGTTATAAAGGAGAGGTAAAAGAAAAAAAACTTGTTTTAACACTTGGATTTTCTCATCCTATTGAGATTGATATACCATTTGATGTTTCAGTTGAAGTTGCAAGAAATACAGTAATTTTTGTAAGAGGTATAGATAAACAAAGAGTTTCAAGTTTTGCAGCAATAGTTAAAAAAATCGCTCCACCAGAACCGTATAAAGGAAAAGGAATAAGATATAGAGGAGAATATGTAAGACATAAAGCAGGTAAGGCTGCTGTGGGAACAGGACAATGA
- the rplQ gene encoding 50S ribosomal protein L17 has protein sequence MRHKKDIKKLSRNKSHRKGLIRNMTISFFQSNEIRTTEVKGKQLKRVVERMITLGKKQDLKSTRMLNAFLNHPESVKKVKEVAKRYSDRPGGYTKIIKLSTRRGDGAREVIIKLV, from the coding sequence ATGAGACATAAAAAAGATATTAAAAAATTAAGTAGAAATAAGTCCCATAGAAAAGGGCTGATAAGGAACATGACAATAAGTTTTTTCCAATCAAATGAGATAAGAACTACAGAAGTTAAAGGTAAACAATTAAAGAGAGTTGTTGAAAGAATGATAACACTTGGTAAAAAGCAGGACTTAAAGAGTACAAGGATGCTCAATGCTTTTTTAAATCATCCAGAAAGTGTAAAAAAAGTTAAAGAAGTTGCAAAGAGATATTCTGATAGACCAGGTGGATATACAAAAATAATTAAACTTTCCACAAGAAGAGGAGATGGAGCAAGGGAAGTAATTATAAAATTAGTGTGA
- a CDS encoding DNA-directed RNA polymerase subunit alpha, whose protein sequence is MKEFLFPSSFIWDEDTYRENYGIIEIQPLERGYGVTLGNLYRRILLSSIPGISITSLKIDGVMHEFSTIEGVKEDVVEIVMNLKNVALKPVISEFPHKVEIEIEGKDEIVAGDLIPDGSAYVINSGLHIATVDPTKKYKMEIEITNGFGYLPVEKMKLMISTPPIGTILIDGIYSPIRKVSFHIENIMVGQSVDYEKLVLEIGTTGAITPKDAVSYATDLILSHLNLIKDKQTIGRKEVKKEEVGKIDLDIPISDLKLSTRVINALTGKNIKTIRDLINTPREKLEELKNLGKKSIKEIENILKKRDIKLLTLKELAEKQEEEDET, encoded by the coding sequence ATGAAAGAATTTTTGTTTCCCAGTAGTTTTATTTGGGATGAAGATACATACAGAGAGAATTATGGAATTATTGAAATTCAACCGCTTGAAAGAGGTTATGGAGTCACCTTAGGTAATTTGTACAGAAGAATTCTTCTTTCTTCAATCCCTGGGATATCAATAACATCTCTGAAAATTGATGGTGTTATGCATGAGTTTTCAACAATTGAAGGGGTAAAAGAAGATGTAGTTGAAATAGTTATGAATTTGAAAAATGTTGCTTTAAAACCAGTTATATCTGAATTTCCTCATAAAGTCGAAATTGAAATAGAGGGAAAAGATGAAATAGTAGCAGGGGATTTAATACCCGATGGTTCCGCATATGTAATAAATAGTGGTTTGCATATTGCTACGGTTGACCCGACTAAGAAATACAAAATGGAAATAGAAATAACTAATGGTTTTGGCTATTTACCTGTTGAAAAAATGAAACTTATGATTTCTACTCCTCCAATTGGTACAATTTTAATAGATGGAATTTATTCTCCTATTAGGAAAGTATCTTTTCATATTGAAAATATAATGGTAGGCCAATCAGTTGATTATGAAAAACTTGTTCTTGAAATAGGAACAACTGGTGCAATTACTCCGAAAGATGCAGTTAGTTATGCAACAGACCTTATTCTTAGTCATCTAAATTTAATAAAAGATAAGCAGACAATTGGAAGGAAAGAAGTAAAAAAAGAAGAAGTTGGCAAGATAGACCTTGATATTCCAATAAGTGACTTAAAACTTTCAACAAGAGTTATTAATGCTTTAACAGGTAAAAATATTAAAACAATTAGGGACCTTATAAATACTCCAAGGGAAAAATTAGAAGAACTAAAAAATTTAGGTAAAAAATCCATTAAAGAAATAGAAAATATTTTGAAAAAAAGGGACATTAAACTCTTAACATTAAAAGAATTAGCAGAAAAACAAGAGGAAGAAGATGAGACATAA
- a CDS encoding type Z 30S ribosomal protein S14 has product MARKALIEKSNREPKFKVRGKNRCFRCGRARGYYRKFGICRLCFRELASKGEIPGVKKASW; this is encoded by the coding sequence TTGGCAAGAAAAGCATTAATTGAAAAGTCAAATAGAGAACCAAAATTTAAAGTGAGGGGCAAAAATAGGTGTTTTAGATGTGGCAGGGCAAGAGGATATTATAGAAAATTTGGAATTTGTCGACTTTGTTTTAGAGAGTTAGCATCAAAAGGAGAAATTCCAGGGGTAAAAAAAGCAAGTTGGTGA
- the rpmJ gene encoding 50S ribosomal protein L36, which translates to MKVRASVKKICPKCKIIRRKGIVRVICTNPQDGPKHKQKQG; encoded by the coding sequence ATGAAAGTAAGAGCATCAGTGAAGAAAATATGCCCTAAATGTAAAATAATAAGAAGAAAAGGAATTGTAAGGGTTATTTGTACGAATCCTCAGGATGGACCTAAACATAAACAGAAACAAGGATGA
- the rplO gene encoding 50S ribosomal protein L15: MKLNELKVPYGAKKKRKRVGRGDASGHGGTSTKGHKGHKARSGYTRSFNFEGGQMPLVRRLPKRGFTHLKEKIVEIVKIEELENKFNDGENVDVELLKKEKLVKKGEFVKILGNGKLTKKINVSANAFSKKAKEKIENVGGKTILLEKIKK; the protein is encoded by the coding sequence ATGAAACTGAATGAGTTAAAGGTACCTTATGGAGCAAAAAAGAAGAGAAAGCGGGTTGGAAGAGGGGATGCTTCTGGACATGGAGGGACTTCTACCAAGGGACATAAGGGACATAAAGCAAGGAGTGGATATACGCGTTCTTTTAATTTTGAAGGTGGACAAATGCCATTGGTAAGGAGATTACCAAAAAGAGGTTTTACACATTTAAAAGAAAAAATAGTTGAAATTGTTAAAATTGAAGAACTTGAAAATAAGTTCAATGATGGAGAAAATGTTGATGTTGAATTATTAAAAAAAGAAAAATTAGTAAAAAAAGGTGAATTTGTTAAAATTCTTGGTAATGGTAAATTAACAAAAAAAATAAATGTTTCTGCCAATGCTTTTTCAAAAAAAGCAAAAGAAAAAATTGAAAATGTTGGTGGTAAAACAATTTTACTGGAAAAAATTAAAAAATGA
- the rpsK gene encoding 30S ribosomal protein S11, with protein MAARKYVKKRKKRVSIERGIVHIKATFNNTIVTLTDLEGKVLLWASAGSIGFKGTRKGTPFAAQLVSENVAKRAINMFNMKEVSVFVKGPGPGRETAIRALQSTGLNVVSIKDVTPIPHDGCRPPKRRRV; from the coding sequence ATGGCTGCGAGAAAATATGTAAAAAAGAGAAAAAAAAGGGTATCTATTGAAAGAGGAATTGTACATATAAAGGCAACTTTTAATAATACAATAGTTACTCTAACGGATCTTGAAGGGAAAGTTTTGTTATGGGCAAGTGCAGGGAGTATTGGTTTTAAAGGAACAAGAAAAGGAACACCTTTTGCTGCTCAACTTGTGAGTGAAAATGTTGCCAAAAGAGCAATAAACATGTTTAATATGAAAGAAGTATCTGTTTTTGTTAAAGGACCTGGCCCTGGAAGGGAAACAGCAATAAGGGCATTACAATCAACTGGCTTAAATGTTGTTTCAATAAAAGATGTAACCCCGATACCACATGATGGTTGTCGACCACCGAAAAGAAGGAGAGTATAA
- the infA gene encoding translation initiation factor IF-1, producing MNKEEKIRLKGEIINALPGTTFEVKLENGHKVFAHLAGKMRMHYIKIIPGDEVLVEISPYDLTKGRIIKRY from the coding sequence ATGAATAAAGAGGAAAAAATAAGATTAAAAGGAGAAATAATAAATGCTTTACCGGGAACTACATTTGAGGTAAAATTAGAAAATGGCCATAAGGTTTTTGCTCATCTTGCAGGAAAGATGAGAATGCATTATATAAAAATAATACCGGGTGATGAAGTTTTAGTTGAAATTTCACCTTATGATTTAACAAAAGGTAGAATAATAAAAAGATATTAA
- the secY gene encoding preprotein translocase subunit SecY, with product MIDAFKDTFKIADLRRKIGITIFLISVYRLGCYIPSPGINGQALASFFENFPNTLFQLVDLFAGGALRNATIFALGIMPYISISIILELLSSIIPYFENLVRGGVEGRRKLTQLTRIGTVILCLFQGFAISLWLENPEHFAGYVIVPNPGWTFKIVTMLTLTAGTIFLMYLGEQITEKGVGNGISLIITASILSEMPIAVHRIAQLVSAGEISLFVVLLLIVLIFIVVAAAIIVNESERRIPIQYAKRVVGRKVYGGQSTYLPIKLNQGGVIPLIFAISILTFPATILTFSENKVIQKVAAYLSPSSGPGMFLYIVLIIFFCYFYASIIFSPDRVAEDLQKYGGYIQGIRPGKSTALYLERILNRITLPGALMLAAIAIFPYIIMSAYKKIPYIVAHIFGGIGLLIVVSVLLETIRQIESHLLLRHYQGFIKKEGIR from the coding sequence ATGATAGATGCGTTTAAAGATACATTTAAAATTGCTGATTTAAGAAGAAAAATAGGGATTACAATTTTTTTAATAAGTGTATATCGTTTAGGTTGTTATATTCCCTCTCCCGGTATAAATGGACAGGCTCTTGCAAGTTTTTTTGAAAATTTTCCAAATACTCTTTTTCAATTAGTTGACCTTTTTGCAGGGGGAGCATTAAGAAATGCAACAATTTTTGCGTTAGGAATAATGCCTTACATAAGTATTTCTATTATACTTGAACTTCTTTCCTCTATAATCCCATATTTTGAAAATCTTGTGAGAGGTGGAGTTGAAGGAAGAAGAAAACTTACTCAATTAACAAGAATAGGTACAGTAATTTTATGTTTATTTCAGGGTTTTGCAATAAGTTTATGGCTTGAAAATCCAGAGCATTTTGCTGGATATGTAATTGTTCCAAATCCTGGATGGACTTTTAAAATTGTTACAATGCTAACTTTAACAGCAGGAACTATTTTTTTAATGTATTTGGGAGAACAAATAACAGAAAAGGGAGTTGGTAATGGTATATCATTAATAATAACAGCCAGCATTCTTTCAGAAATGCCTATTGCAGTACATAGAATTGCACAACTTGTTTCTGCTGGTGAAATAAGTTTATTTGTTGTTCTTCTATTGATTGTTTTGATTTTTATTGTAGTTGCTGCTGCTATTATTGTAAATGAAAGTGAAAGGAGAATACCAATTCAATATGCAAAAAGAGTTGTTGGCAGAAAGGTTTATGGGGGACAATCAACTTATTTACCTATAAAGTTAAACCAGGGAGGAGTTATTCCTTTAATTTTTGCAATCTCAATTTTAACTTTTCCTGCAACAATTTTAACTTTTTCTGAAAATAAAGTTATACAAAAAGTTGCTGCATATTTATCACCAAGTTCAGGACCAGGGATGTTTCTTTATATTGTTTTGATAATTTTCTTCTGTTATTTTTATGCAAGTATAATTTTCAGTCCAGACCGTGTTGCAGAGGACTTACAAAAATATGGCGGATATATTCAGGGTATAAGACCTGGAAAATCAACTGCTCTTTATCTTGAAAGAATTCTAAATAGAATAACTTTACCTGGTGCTTTGATGCTTGCGGCTATTGCTATATTTCCATATATAATTATGAGTGCTTACAAAAAAATTCCATATATAGTTGCACATATTTTTGGTGGTATTGGTCTTTTAATTGTTGTTTCTGTTTTACTTGAAACAATCCGACAGATTGAGTCTCATCTTCTTTTAAGACATTATCAGGGATTTATTAAAAAGGAAGGAATAAGATGA
- a CDS encoding DNA-directed RNA polymerase subunit omega has protein sequence MNKNLKLLDKVYKKENIYRLIVILAKRAHEIISGAPAKIKSDESGNAPHELVIEEHLLSGDKK, from the coding sequence ATGAATAAAAATTTAAAACTTCTTGATAAAGTATATAAAAAAGAAAATATATATCGGCTGATAGTTATTCTTGCAAAAAGAGCACATGAAATAATTTCAGGTGCACCTGCAAAAATAAAATCAGACGAAAGTGGCAATGCACCACATGAATTAGTAATAGAAGAACATTTACTTAGTGGTGATAAAAAATAA
- the rpsD gene encoding 30S ribosomal protein S4: protein MAKVVETDCKVCRKYGIKLYLKGIRCESDKCAIDPRRKNIRLIKSKKTSEYGHQLREKNKVKIYYGVRERQFRRYFEMAKKQKGVTGENLLQLLERRLDNVVYRANFVSSRKQAKQIISHGAVIINGRKADRDGYIVKEGEEIKIKTNIKYIEKVKENIDIFKHRQIPTWMKVNNENYSIEIVRYPTREEVSIPVDEQLIINLYSK, encoded by the coding sequence ATGGCGAAAGTTGTTGAAACAGATTGTAAAGTTTGTAGAAAATATGGAATAAAGTTATATTTAAAAGGCATAAGGTGTGAATCGGATAAATGTGCAATAGACCCCAGAAGAAAGAATATAAGATTAATAAAGAGTAAAAAGACATCAGAATATGGGCATCAATTAAGAGAAAAAAACAAGGTAAAGATATACTATGGAGTAAGAGAAAGACAATTTAGAAGATATTTTGAAATGGCAAAGAAACAAAAGGGTGTTACTGGTGAAAATTTACTCCAACTTCTTGAAAGACGTCTTGATAATGTTGTTTATAGGGCAAATTTTGTCTCTTCGAGAAAACAAGCAAAACAAATTATTTCTCATGGTGCAGTTATAATCAATGGGAGAAAAGCAGATAGGGATGGATATATTGTAAAAGAAGGGGAAGAAATAAAAATTAAAACAAATATTAAATACATAGAAAAAGTTAAAGAAAATATTGATATTTTTAAACATAGACAGATTCCAACATGGATGAAAGTTAACAATGAAAATTATTCAATAGAAATTGTAAGATATCCAACACGGGAAGAAGTTTCTATACCTGTGGATGAGCAACTCATTATCAACCTTTATTCAAAATAA
- the rpsM gene encoding 30S ribosomal protein S13 — MARILGVEIPDNKKIEISLTYIYGIGKPTAKKILSDTGVSPEKRVKELTDEELSKITNYIQRNFKVEGDLKKEISENIRRLVEINSYRGFRHKRSLPVRGQRTRTNARTRKGPRKTVGIVRDKTARKAMRQEKGKEE, encoded by the coding sequence ATGGCAAGAATACTTGGGGTTGAAATCCCTGATAATAAGAAAATTGAAATTTCTTTAACTTATATTTATGGAATTGGTAAGCCCACAGCAAAAAAAATTTTGTCAGATACAGGTGTTTCTCCCGAAAAAAGAGTTAAAGAGCTGACTGATGAAGAATTAAGCAAAATAACAAATTATATCCAGAGAAATTTTAAAGTTGAAGGTGATTTAAAAAAAGAAATTTCTGAAAATATTAGAAGATTAGTAGAAATAAATTCTTATAGAGGTTTCAGACATAAACGTTCCTTACCCGTAAGGGGGCAAAGAACAAGAACTAATGCGAGAACACGAAAAGGTCCAAGAAAAACAGTTGGAATAGTTAGAGATAAAACAGCAAGGAAAGCAATGAGACAGGAAAAAGGAAAGGAAGAATAA
- the map gene encoding type I methionyl aminopeptidase has translation MIVQTSDEIEKVKKACVIVREILEGISEIIKPGISTYDIDELAYEMMKKREVVPAFKDYGGFPANICVSINEEVVHGIPKKERILKEGDIVSVDIGVIYDGFYGDCADTFPVGEIKQIHKKLIDVTKKAFYIGVDYIKDGVMTGDIGNSIQQFVESNGFSVVKAFAGHGIGKKLHDFPELANFGNKGEGEILKDGMVICIEPMVNEGTWKVKILDDGWTAITSDRKYSAHYENEVLVRKEKGEILS, from the coding sequence ATGATAGTTCAAACATCTGATGAAATAGAAAAAGTAAAAAAAGCATGTGTAATAGTAAGAGAAATTTTAGAAGGAATAAGCGAAATTATAAAGCCAGGAATAAGTACATATGATATTGATGAACTTGCCTATGAGATGATGAAAAAAAGGGAAGTTGTACCTGCCTTTAAGGACTATGGAGGATTTCCTGCAAATATTTGTGTTTCAATTAATGAAGAGGTTGTGCATGGAATTCCTAAAAAGGAGAGAATATTGAAAGAAGGAGATATTGTTTCAGTTGATATTGGGGTAATTTATGATGGATTTTATGGTGATTGTGCAGATACATTTCCTGTTGGAGAGATAAAGCAGATACATAAAAAACTAATTGATGTTACTAAAAAAGCATTTTATATTGGAGTGGATTACATAAAAGATGGAGTAATGACAGGTGATATAGGGAATTCAATTCAGCAATTTGTTGAAAGTAATGGGTTTTCAGTTGTAAAGGCGTTCGCTGGACACGGTATTGGTAAAAAATTACATGATTTCCCTGAATTAGCAAATTTTGGGAATAAGGGCGAAGGAGAAATTTTGAAAGATGGTATGGTTATATGTATTGAGCCAATGGTTAATGAAGGTACATGGAAAGTGAAAATTCTTGATGATGGATGGACTGCTATAACTTCTGATAGAAAATATTCTGCTCATTATGAAAATGAAGTTCTTGTAAGAAAAGAAAAAGGAGAAATTTTAAGTTAA
- the rpsH gene encoding 30S ribosomal protein S8, with protein MTVTDPIADMITRIRNGNLNYKRSVDIPFSKMKEKIAIVLKEEGFIKNYEIIEIENKKVIRIYLMYYPDRKRVITEIKRVSKPGARVYIKKENTNKVIKNGFGMAVLTTSKGIISDKKAREIGIGGEILFTIW; from the coding sequence ATGACAGTTACGGACCCAATAGCAGATATGATAACAAGAATTAGAAATGGTAATTTGAATTATAAGAGATCGGTTGATATTCCTTTTAGTAAAATGAAAGAAAAAATTGCTATTGTCTTGAAGGAAGAAGGATTTATTAAAAATTATGAGATAATAGAAATTGAAAATAAAAAAGTAATAAGGATTTATCTTATGTATTATCCAGATAGGAAAAGAGTTATTACTGAGATAAAAAGAGTAAGTAAGCCGGGTGCAAGAGTATACATAAAGAAAGAAAATACAAATAAAGTAATAAAAAATGGATTTGGAATGGCTGTTTTGACAACATCAAAAGGAATTATTAGTGATAAAAAAGCAAGGGAAATAGGAATTGGTGGAGAAATTTTATTTACAATATGGTGA
- the rplR gene encoding 50S ribosomal protein L18 has translation MKIKKEEKRKRKHLKVRRKVKGNWERLRLVVFRSQKHIYASFVNDDETPCKVLATVSTLSEGFKKYSEGKNIKTWTKDAAGIVGQLVAEKAKEIGIEKITFDRGGYKYTGRLKVLAESARKGGLKF, from the coding sequence ATGAAAATAAAAAAAGAAGAAAAAAGAAAGAGAAAGCATTTGAAGGTAAGAAGAAAGGTGAAAGGAAATTGGGAAAGATTACGACTTGTGGTCTTCAGAAGTCAGAAGCATATTTATGCTTCTTTTGTTAATGATGATGAAACACCATGTAAGGTTCTAGCGACTGTTTCAACATTATCGGAGGGATTTAAAAAATATTCAGAAGGGAAAAATATTAAGACATGGACAAAGGATGCAGCAGGAATTGTTGGGCAGTTAGTAGCAGAAAAAGCAAAAGAAATTGGTATTGAAAAAATTACCTTTGATAGAGGTGGATACAAATATACTGGAAGATTAAAGGTTTTAGCAGAATCAGCAAGAAAAGGAGGTCTAAAATTTTGA
- a CDS encoding adenylate kinase — protein MKKILILLGPPGAGKGTVGRNISSFYNLPLISSGDLLRDNVKNHTQLGEKAYFYIKKGELVPDEIVEDIIKERIGHEDCKNGFILDGFPRTLKQAEDLNKILMNNNKVIVIYLSASDHFLINRLSNRRICEKCGYIYHLINLPPKKDGICDKCGGRLIQREDDKSEVVKNRLDVYHSYTGPIIDYYKKNGNFYEISGEGELEDTLSEIKRILK, from the coding sequence ATGAAGAAAATCTTGATACTTTTAGGGCCCCCAGGAGCAGGAAAAGGGACTGTTGGAAGAAATATAAGTTCTTTTTATAATTTGCCTTTAATTTCTTCTGGTGACCTATTGAGAGACAATGTGAAAAACCATACTCAACTTGGTGAAAAGGCATATTTTTATATTAAAAAAGGGGAACTTGTTCCTGACGAAATTGTTGAGGATATTATTAAAGAAAGGATAGGACATGAAGATTGTAAAAATGGATTTATTCTTGATGGTTTTCCGAGAACTTTAAAACAGGCAGAGGATTTAAATAAAATACTTATGAATAATAATAAAGTAATTGTTATTTATCTTTCTGCCTCTGATCATTTTTTAATTAATCGGCTTTCTAATAGAAGAATTTGTGAAAAATGTGGATATATTTACCATCTTATAAATTTACCACCAAAAAAAGATGGTATTTGTGATAAATGTGGAGGAAGATTAATTCAAAGAGAAGATGATAAATCAGAAGTGGTAAAGAATAGACTAGATGTTTATCATAGTTATACTGGACCAATTATTGACTATTACAAGAAAAATGGCAATTTCTATGAAATTTCTGGCGAAGGGGAACTTGAAGATACATTAAGCGAAATAAAAAGGATTTTAAAATGA
- the rpsE gene encoding 30S ribosomal protein S5: MLKENEITQQENEKQAVIEIRRVTKVTKGGKNLNFRAVVVVGDGKGKCGYGIGKAVEVPDAIKKGVDKARKNMIEIPIVNTTIPHDITAKSSSSIVILKPAVKGHGMVAGRTMRAIFEVIGIKDITSKCLGSTNALNVLSATIKALSQLKKKKEDKKNETE, from the coding sequence ATTTTGAAAGAAAATGAAATAACCCAGCAGGAGAATGAAAAACAAGCAGTTATTGAAATAAGAAGAGTTACAAAAGTTACAAAAGGTGGAAAGAATTTGAATTTCAGAGCAGTTGTTGTTGTTGGAGATGGTAAAGGGAAATGTGGATATGGTATTGGGAAAGCAGTTGAGGTTCCTGATGCAATAAAAAAGGGAGTTGATAAAGCACGAAAAAATATGATTGAAATTCCAATTGTGAACACAACAATACCTCATGATATAACTGCAAAAAGTTCATCTTCTATTGTTATATTAAAACCAGCAGTTAAAGGGCATGGTATGGTTGCAGGTAGAACAATGAGGGCAATATTTGAAGTTATAGGAATAAAAGATATAACAAGCAAATGTTTAGGGTCTACAAATGCATTAAATGTTCTTTCAGCAACTATAAAGGCATTGAGTCAGTTAAAGAAGAAAAAAGAGGATAAAAAAAATGAAACTGAATGA